The proteins below come from a single Halobacillus salinarum genomic window:
- a CDS encoding YugN-like family protein: MNVIPLSSSITGEVYAFSDIEQELHPLGFRLSDNWDYEHGYFDYKIDSQDGYHFLRIPFSVTAGSLDSPYDSSLVRVEEPFLLAHIYQDGLDDHVREGNFRAAFDQFQEPKDKDGHVPERYVNIGRELIENVEQALTSKRSEHN, encoded by the coding sequence ATGAATGTGATTCCACTATCATCTTCAATTACAGGAGAAGTATATGCATTTAGCGATATCGAGCAAGAGCTTCATCCATTAGGGTTCAGGCTTTCTGACAATTGGGATTATGAACATGGCTATTTCGATTATAAAATTGACAGTCAGGATGGTTATCACTTTTTGAGAATACCATTCTCCGTCACCGCTGGAAGTTTGGATAGTCCCTATGACAGCTCACTTGTTAGAGTGGAGGAACCTTTTCTACTTGCCCATATTTATCAGGATGGCTTAGATGATCATGTCAGGGAGGGAAACTTCCGAGCCGCTTTTGATCAATTCCAAGAACCAAAAGACAAAGATGGCCACGTCCCGGAACGCTATGTCAACATAGGCCGAGAGCTGATTGAAAATGTAGAACAAGCATTAACTTCTAAGCGGAGTGAACACAATTAA
- a CDS encoding potassium channel family protein yields MKVKRRETAMQNWIRFYFRIPIFMRLLGTVLILMGLFGLIIHLLEPLSFPTIFDGIWWAFVTGATVGYGDYVPLSPAGKITGIVLILSGGGLVTFYMATLSAATVKHEQALSRGEVPYKNNGHLVLIGWNERTRQLIDMVQQYESQEKIVLIDRTMNEFYERLPLVHFIKGDASNEEILEKANVKEARIAVVTADPSKKEEQADQSVIHQTVALKGHHPQLFIIAEVLTERQKINAQRAGANTVIRSNDFMSSLFYHELYRNEPAQPFQLLLDLLTSSQFHEEELPEKLLGESMIKIMEHFLSENHLVIAVKKEKEINFHIQLNMQLERGDRLIVFTPLRS; encoded by the coding sequence ATGAAAGTAAAAAGAAGGGAGACGGCCATGCAGAATTGGATTCGCTTTTACTTTCGAATACCTATCTTTATGAGATTGCTCGGTACTGTTCTAATCTTAATGGGTTTATTTGGCTTGATCATACACCTTCTCGAACCATTAAGTTTTCCAACCATTTTCGACGGCATTTGGTGGGCGTTTGTGACAGGAGCTACAGTTGGGTATGGTGATTATGTTCCTCTTAGCCCGGCAGGAAAAATTACAGGGATCGTCCTCATTCTTTCAGGAGGAGGGCTGGTTACATTTTACATGGCTACTTTATCCGCAGCCACAGTAAAACATGAACAAGCTTTAAGCCGTGGGGAAGTTCCCTATAAAAACAACGGCCATCTCGTACTAATTGGCTGGAATGAAAGGACCCGTCAATTAATTGACATGGTACAGCAATATGAGTCGCAGGAAAAGATCGTATTGATCGACCGAACGATGAACGAATTTTATGAACGTCTCCCTCTCGTCCATTTTATTAAGGGAGATGCTTCCAACGAAGAAATATTAGAGAAAGCCAATGTGAAAGAAGCAAGGATAGCCGTAGTCACAGCTGATCCTTCGAAAAAGGAAGAACAAGCTGATCAATCCGTCATCCATCAAACCGTAGCCTTGAAGGGACACCATCCTCAGCTGTTTATCATCGCTGAAGTATTAACCGAGCGCCAAAAAATCAATGCTCAGCGTGCCGGAGCGAATACAGTTATTCGATCCAATGATTTTATGAGCAGCTTGTTTTACCACGAGTTATATAGAAATGAACCGGCTCAGCCTTTTCAACTGCTTCTTGATCTGCTCACTTCCTCTCAGTTTCACGAAGAAGAGCTCCCAGAAAAATTATTGGGAGAATCAATGATCAAGATTATGGAGCATTTCCTTAGCGAAAACCATTTAGTCATCGCTGTGAAGAAAGAAAAGGAGATTAATTTTCACATCCAGCTGAACATGCAATTGGAAAGAGGCGATCGGTTAATTGTGTTCACTCCGCTTAGAAGTTAA
- a CDS encoding thioredoxin family protein, with the protein MNLEEWFLKGIDAQSYVEAMTCHKEDLIYIYEHFHIDASDHPLFEQLQKRNLRAIIITEDWCGDAMLNIPVFLRFAEAGHIHTHFLLRDQNTELMDQYLTKDSRSIPKMIIINTQGEEVATWGPRAPEVQEFIDQSMEGLKNKETDDYESKQKEMLTFITKAYRNNQDFWNAVYNDLKKTLQY; encoded by the coding sequence ATGAATCTCGAAGAATGGTTTCTAAAAGGCATAGACGCCCAAAGCTACGTGGAAGCTATGACCTGCCATAAAGAGGATCTTATTTATATTTATGAACACTTTCATATTGATGCTTCTGATCATCCATTATTTGAACAGCTTCAAAAAAGAAATTTACGGGCAATTATTATTACAGAAGACTGGTGTGGCGATGCCATGTTAAATATTCCTGTCTTTTTAAGGTTTGCAGAAGCAGGACATATTCACACACACTTCTTATTGAGGGATCAGAATACTGAATTAATGGACCAATATCTTACTAAAGATTCTCGTTCCATTCCAAAAATGATTATTATCAATACCCAGGGAGAAGAAGTCGCGACCTGGGGGCCGCGGGCACCTGAAGTTCAGGAATTTATTGATCAATCTATGGAGGGGCTGAAGAATAAAGAAACGGATGACTATGAAAGTAAGCAGAAGGAAATGCTGACATTCATAACGAAGGCCTACCGCAATAATCAGGACTTTTGGAATGCTGTCTATAATGATTTGAAAAAAACGTTGCAATATTAA